The Fibrobacter sp. UWR2 DNA segment TTCAAACACGTGTAGATAGGGAACATTTAAGTTTCATTAGATTGAAACCTTCCTATTCTGTTGAAAATTTTAGTTGCGGCGATGATGATTTGGATGATTTTATCCTTCATCGTGCTTCAACTTTTCAAAAGCACCTGCTTTCGGTTAGCTATGCCTATGTAGATGGCGATTCAGGTAAGGTTTTGGCTTATTGTAGCCTTGCCAATGACAAGGTCGCCATAACGGATTTCAAGGACAAGGCGGAATTCAACCGTTTCCGCAAGAAGCGGGGCTTTCCGAATGAAAAGCGCCTGAAGAGTTATCCTGCGGTCAAATTGTGTCGCCTTGGTGTTGACGAGTCAGTCAAAGGTCAACAAATTGGAACGATTATTATAGACTATATCAAGTGGATGTACATGAATAACAACAGGGCCGGTTGTCGCTTCCTCACTGTTGACGCCTATTTGGATGCGGTTCCGTTCTACGAAAAGAATGGATTCCGCTTCATGAACGCCGAGGACAACGATCCTCATACGCGTCTCATGTATTACGACCTGATGGATATCGTGGCGTAGTTTTGCTTAATTGTGGATAGTCCCAAAATAAGCTTGTTGATGAGAATGTCGCAGATTCCGCAAAAATTTTTACTCTTTTGTAAAAGAATAGGATATATTTCTTTTCATAGCGAAGGAAAGATATGGATAAAGAACCCGAAATCATTGATGTGGAAGTTATTGAGAAGGAAGTTGTCGAGAAAAATGGCGCGTCTGATTTCCAGAAGGGGCTCGCGGTTTTCTTCGTCATTATGTCGCTTCTGTACACCGCGTCGCCCATCGACCTTGCACCTGATGCAATTCCTGTAATTGGCTGGCTTGATGATGCGGGATTCCTTATTACAGCAACAATGAATGCTGTTCAGCAGTTTACAAAAGACCAGAATTCCTCGATGGTAAAAATCCTGAAATACACCAAGTGGCTCTTGATTATAGCGACCGTTATTGCTGCGCTGTTGCTGGGTGGGTTGATTGCTGCGATTGTGGCTCTGATTGTAAAATGAAGAATTCTAAATTTAATCCTGTCATGTTTTTCAGGAAACATCTGGGGCTTGTCTTTGGATTTGGAGTGGCTGCAGTTTCGCTTGCCATGGTCTACCTTTCTACTCGTCCGCTTATCCCGTTGGTTGTTCAGGAACAGATTGAAGACGATCTTGAAAAATGCGGCGGTGAACTGAAAGAGGCCCGCTGTGCGGTAAGTGGCGAAGACGGCTGGATTTTTCTGCAGGAAAGCCTTGTCAATCTGGTGGTGGACTGGAAAGAAAACTTGAATTCTTTTGTCGCCTTCAATGATTCACTGGAAGCGCGTGGTATCAAACTGGTTGTGGTGCCTGTTCCGGACAAATTGCAAATCGAGGCGGAACATTATTCGGAAGAATTGTCGGGAGGGATTGTCGCCCCACAATATGAGGAATGGGTGGACGCTCTGCAAGACGAAGGCGTTGTCGTTGTCGATGCGGTAGAGGAGTTTCTCGAAAAGAACGAGGAAACTCCCATGTTCGAGGCGTACGAAAGCCACTATACCAGCGCAGGCCGGCAACTGCTTGCCCAGATGATTGCCGATACCATCAACGAGATGGATTTGGATGTCCCGAGGGGAGAATGGTTCCTGCGCGATACGGTTGTTCCCGGTACCGGAAATCTTTATCACTTGAAGTACAATTCTTACCCCGATTACGATGTGCGCGTGTTAAAGACCGTGGATGCGGAAGGTAAACGTTATCACGCTTCCAAGGATGCTCCCATTGTGGTAATCGGTGACAGCAATGCCGATTTCGGCTGGAACAGTTCTTCCAATATTGGGGCCTATATTGCACAGGCGACAGGGATAAAGACGTTTACGCGTAGCCGCATTGGTGGCGGGAACCTGGGCCCGACCTTGTTCGAGGGCCGTTCGGAATTCCTGGAAGGCAAAAAGATGGTGGTCTGGGTGTTTGATGGCCGTGAACTTTACGGCGATTTCAGCATGCCGGAATTCTAGTTTCGAAGTTTTTATTCCAGCATGATTGTGAACGGACCGTCGTTCGTAAGGGTTACCTGCATGTCGGCGCCGAATTTCCCTGTCTGTACGACGGGGATTTCTTTTTTGCATTCGGCGATAATGTATTCGTAAAGCTCGTTTGCAAGCGCGGGGTTGCCGGCGCCGTTGAATGTAGGGCGGTTGCCCTTGTTGCAGTTTGCATACAAGGTAAATTGCGAGACGAGCAGGAGTTCGCCACCCACGTCTTTGATTGACAAGTTCGTCTTCCCGTTTTCGTCGGCGAAGATGCGCAGCGCAAGCATCTTGCGGATGAGCCTGTCGGCGATTTCGCGGGTGTCTTCTTCGCCCACGCCGATGAGAATCATGTAGCCCTTGCCGATCTTGCCGACGGTTTCGCCCGCAATATCCACCTGGGCGTTCAATACTCGCTGGATCAAGAATTTCATATTACTCCGCGCTAGCCAATGCCTTCTTGTAGATGTCCTGCATCACGAGGCCCGCAATCATGAATCCAAAAATAGCGGTGGAGTGCGCCATGGTCCCGTTGTAGGCCACCTTGTGAAATTCCGCGGGGGCGCAGTCATCTTCGGGGATTTCGCCCAGATTTTCGAGCAGTTCGTCGCTGTAGACGCACTGCACTTTCTTGGCGAGTTTCAGTTTCTTTTTCTTGAACTTGTCGCGCAGCGCGCGGGCGAGCGGGCAACCGGCGA contains these protein-coding regions:
- the dtd gene encoding D-aminoacyl-tRNA deacylase, with amino-acid sequence MKFLIQRVLNAQVDIAGETVGKIGKGYMILIGVGEEDTREIADRLIRKMLALRIFADENGKTNLSIKDVGGELLLVSQFTLYANCNKGNRPTFNGAGNPALANELYEYIIAECKKEIPVVQTGKFGADMQVTLTNDGPFTIMLE
- a CDS encoding GNAT family N-acetyltransferase; the encoded protein is MVQTRVDREHLSFIRLKPSYSVENFSCGDDDLDDFILHRASTFQKHLLSVSYAYVDGDSGKVLAYCSLANDKVAITDFKDKAEFNRFRKKRGFPNEKRLKSYPAVKLCRLGVDESVKGQQIGTIIIDYIKWMYMNNNRAGCRFLTVDAYLDAVPFYEKNGFRFMNAEDNDPHTRLMYYDLMDIVA
- a CDS encoding DUF1232 domain-containing protein — its product is MDKEPEIIDVEVIEKEVVEKNGASDFQKGLAVFFVIMSLLYTASPIDLAPDAIPVIGWLDDAGFLITATMNAVQQFTKDQNSSMVKILKYTKWLLIIATVIAALLLGGLIAAIVALIVK